The following are encoded together in the Lathyrus oleraceus cultivar Zhongwan6 chromosome 3, CAAS_Psat_ZW6_1.0, whole genome shotgun sequence genome:
- the LOC127129866 gene encoding uncharacterized mitochondrial protein AtMg00810-like produces the protein MVHHFVQQMHLEFEISLVGELTYFLGLQVKKMEEIIFWTQSKYANNIVNKHGLYNASHKRTPSATHLKLSKDENGVDVDESLYRSMIESLLYLITSRPYITYVVGVYPRYQANSKTSHLTQVKRILKYNSGTYNYGILYSHDINLILVGYCDAY, from the coding sequence ATGGTGCatcattttgttcaacaaatgCATTTAGAGTTTGAAATTAGTCTTGTAGGAGAACTCACTTATTTTCTTGGTCTGCAAGTTAAGAAAATGGAGGAAATTATTTTTTGGACTCAAAGTAAGTATGCTAATAATATAGTAAATAAGCATGGTCTATACAATGCAAGCCATAAGAGGACACCTAGTGCAACTCACTTGAAGTTGTCTAAGGATGAAAATGGAGTGGATGTAGATgaaagtctctacagaagcatgatagaAAGTCTGTTATATCTTATAACTAGTAGACCTTATATTACATATGTTGTAGGTGTATACCCTAGGTACCAAGCTAATTCTAAGACTAGCCATCTCACTCAAGTAAAGAGGATCCTGAAGTACAACAGTGGGACTTATAACTATGGCATATTATACTCTCATGATATAAATCTTATTCTAGTAGGTTATTGTGATGCATATTAG